Proteins from a genomic interval of Eschrichtius robustus isolate mEscRob2 chromosome 9, mEscRob2.pri, whole genome shotgun sequence:
- the SMLR1 gene encoding small leucine-rich protein 1: MAMSPVLSEFLRELPGWFLLSGIFLPVTLLLFLLIAYFRIKLMEVNEELSQTPDHQHNRKASSSRYQRKKQT; the protein is encoded by the exons ATGGCAATGAGCCCCGTGCTGTCGGAGTTCCTGCGAGAGCTCCCAGGCTGGTTCCTGCTCTCGGGCATCTTCCTGCCCGTGACTTTGCTGCTGTTCCTTCTCATTGCCTACTTCAGGATCAAGCTGATGGAGG ttaatGAAGAACTGTCACAGACTCCTGATCACCAACACAATCGTAAGGCTAGCTCTTCCCGGtaccagagaaagaaacagacatgA